One Aegilops tauschii subsp. strangulata cultivar AL8/78 chromosome 2, Aet v6.0, whole genome shotgun sequence genomic window, TGGTCACTCACTACCGAACCTCCAGTCCCTAATTATGGGAAGCAACAGGCTGGAGGGCCTGATCCCTACTTCACTAGCCAACATGTCAAATCTTCAAATGCTTGATCTTTCAAACAACTCCTTGCATGGCTCTGTTCCATCTCTCGGTTCTTTGGCAAACTTGCGTCGGTTAGTTTTGGGGAGTAACTTGCTAGAAGCACATGACTGGTCATTTCTTACATCTCTAGCAAATTGCTCCCAGCTGACAAAGTTTTCCTTGGAAGGGAATGCTCTGAATGGCAGCTTACCTGTAGCAGTTGTTAATCTTTCCACAAGGCTACAAGATTTGTCGCTTGGGTCAAACCAAATTTCAGGCTCCATACCTGTTGAAATTAGCAATCTTGTTAATCTCACTTCACTTAGGATGGAAAACAATTTTCTTTCTGGAAGCATACCTTCTACCATTGGTAAGCTGCAAAACCTATATATCCtaaatctatcaaagaacaaatTATCAGGTCAGATCCCTCCTTCAGTTGGTGACATTACTCAACTGGGCAAGCTTTATCTTAGTGATAACAAGTTCACTGGTAACATACCTGGTAGTTTAGGTCAGTGCAAGGGACTTCTTGAACTAAATTTGTCTCGAAACAACCTAGATGGGTCAATACCAGTCGAACTCTTTGCTAACCCTCCATTCTCCCTCGGTCTGGACTTCTCACACAACAATCTCACTGGGGAACTGCCACTGGAACTTGGTACAGTTGGTACTGGTGCTGGTCCAACATCCCTTCACATGGAAGGAAACAAGTTATATGGACAAATTCCAGCAAGATGGCAGTTAGTATCAACCGTGCAGATTAATCTTTCTCACAATGACTTATCCGGTGCCGTGCCTGAATTCTTTGAGCACCTTCATATGCTGGAGCAACTTGATCTATCTTACAACAACTTGGAAGGAGCTGTTCCTACAAGTGGGATCTTTGAGAATTCTACCGCAGTACTTTTGGATGATAACAAGGGACTCTGTTCGAATTCCTCCAGGCTGGCATTACCAATTTGTCCTGGCATCTCAGCTTCAGCAAATAAAACAAAGCATCATATGTCCTCGCTGGCAACCTTGCTGCTAATTGTAATACCACCACTTACTATTGCTTTCCTAGTCTTGCTATGGTTTCTACCCACTCTTTGGAAGAGAGCGGTATTCTCATTTTTACAATTGGCTGTTGTGTCCAAGAAgatgttttgtttttttgcccatCAGAAGAGAAGAGAAATGCATACAGTTCCATTCAACGATGAGAAGAAGCTGAAGAGGGTGTCATATCAGGACATTCTTAAAGCTACCAACTGGTTTTCTTCGCTTCATACTATCAGCTCAACCTGTACTGGATCAATTTATTTTGGTAGGTTCAAGTCCGACAGGAGATTGGTTGCCATCAAAGTATTCAACTTGAGTGAACCTGGCGGGTGTGATAGTTACTTTATTGAGTGTGAAGTGCTACGAAACACCCGCCATAGAAATATAATGTGTCCTGTGACCGTATGCTCGACACTTGATTCACAAAATCATGAGTTCAAAGCGCTGATATTCAAGTTCATGGTTAATGGTAGCCTTGACAGATGGTTACGCTCTGAGCAACACAATGGAATCCCAGGCAGAGTGCTAAACTTTGGCAAGAGGATATGCATAGCGGCAGATGTGGCTTCTGCTCTTGATTATGTCCATAACCAACTAACGCCTCCTTTGATCCATTGTGATTTGAAGCCAGAGAACATCCTTTTGGACGATGATATGACCGCGCGGCTCAGTGATTTTGGCTCAGCAAAGTTTTTGTCACCGGATATGTTTATTCCTGAAAGCCTGGATGATGTTGGAGGAACAGTTGGGTACATGGCACCCGGTAAGTTTTGCCTTTTCCATTTCCACTTAATTATACTTTGTCCTGTACGTATGTGCATTATTCTAAAGCATTGCTTCTTCGCAGAGTATGGGATGGGTTACGAGATCTCCGTaggagctgatgcatatagttTTGGAGTGCTTCTGCTGGAGTTGCTTACCGGAAAACGACCAACCGATGATATGTTCGTCGATGGGCTTACCCTTCCCATTTTCTCCGAATCCATGTTCCCTGAGAGTGTCGCGGAGATTCTAGATCCTCGTATGGGACACGAGGAGCATCAAGGGTGTGCAGAAGTATGGACGCAGAGATATATTGTCCCGTTGGTTGCCCTTGGACTGTCGTGTACCGTGAAAGCTCCGAAGGACAGGCCTGGAATGAAAGATGTTTGTGCAAAACTTACTGCTATCAGAGACGCTTTTCTGGAATGCTGTGATGACATTGACGAATATTTTAGCTCTGTTAGAGCATGCTGATTCGTTATCGTTAAGAATGTAGTAACATGTTCATTGTACCTTATCAATATGACGAACTGGATGAAACCCTGCTGGCTATGGATTTCTCAAATATCACTTTTGTTCAATGCTGTAGGGAAGCTAATCTTATTGCGGATTGTTTGGCAAAACACTGCTTTAGATCTAGTGTGCCTGAATTCTGGGATTCTATTGCTCCTGACTTTATTCTTCCACAAATTGTAAACGATATGGCTATTGTTTGAAGAATAAATTTATCTTATGTTTCAAAAAAACTGGATGAAAATATGAGTCTTGAGCAGAGATATGTTTTGAGTGATCAATAGTTCGCTACAGAACGTACTATCCTttgttgaattttttttattttgaggTGTATCCGTGTATGTATGGCAAAATTCTTGTACTAGTTAATTTTGTAAAGGGTATTGTATATATGAAGGTGTTTTTCTCCCTTGAAATCTTTTGTCCAGCTTAATAAAGGAAAGCATTATTTTCTGATTAACTTTTGGTCCATAATAAAATGAGAAAAGGCTGACACTATAACATTCAAAACCAGATAAATTTGGCCCCTTGTCTATACCTGGCTCAAAGAGGTTTGATTGATGAAGTGCTCCTGTATTAGTAGTAGTGAAAACGAAAgcaataaaaagagaaaaaaaatagGAAATATGAAAAAAGGGAAATGTGTTTTGAAAAGGAAGATCTATTTCAGGAATCATGGAAGATAAGACAACAAAAAATGGATATAAATATTTTGGAAAGAAACCCTGAAAAAACACGAAACTAAAAAGAAAGTTCAGAAATGTTTATGAAGAATCAGGAAACATGATGTTTTTCATGAATGTTCATAAATAAAGATTTGTGATGTTCCGAACATAGAATGATCACCTCTTCTTTTCCCATGCTCCAAATTGCCTCATAATCTCTCTTCTAACAAGGCAAAAAATCATGTGACCTATTTGCAAGAAGGTTGATGGCAACAATAATTCTAGAGATTCCCCCAATTTTTTTGTAGAAGATAAAATAAAGAGTTGATATGATGGCATTTTACTTGTTTTCATGCTCTCGTTACTTGTTCAAAGGCTCGTGCTCTACGATTGGCTTTGAGAGAGTTGTGGAATAATCCTGATGAAGAATTGTTCAAATTCTCGGGACCAGATTGGCTTTTGATTTTGTTGGATCATTTGAGCTTGCAACAACGAGAGCAgattttgtttcttttttggCGAGATTGGCACCTGAGAAATGATTGAATTTTTGGAAAGGGGAGGGAATCCATTGCTGCTTCTGCAACTTTTGTGGAAAATTATTGGTATTCTTTTACGTCCTGTCACGACACTATTAAGGTTGTTCCCAGTAACAAAGGTAAAGAAAAATTGGGAGGTGCGGTATCTGTTTCGGCACCAATACAAGATCATGTGTTGTGGAAACCTCCCCCAGATGATTATATCAAGATCAATGTGGATGCTAGTTATGTGAAAAGCATTAATGTCGCCAGTGTGGGGGTGGTTGCTAGAAACTCATCTGGTGAAGTTATTATTTCTTCATGGGACTTTCTGGGTCAGTGTTCTAGCGTGAATGAAATTGAACTGCGTGCATGCCTGGCAGGCCTTTATATCGGTATTACTCTTCACTGGTCCATTATTCTAGAGGCTGATTGTGCGTTTGTTCGTTCTTTCCTTGCAAATGAGAAGCTTGATAGGTCTCCTCTCGTTGATTTGAAGAAAGAAGCCTTAAGTATATCCAGGATGATCAAGAATTTTAAAATTGCGAAAATCAATCGGCTAGCCAATGGGGTGGCTCACGAAATTGCAAAGTTTAGCTTTATTAATAAATCTGATGGGATTCTTCTTAATAGTGTTCCGCACTGCGTGGCGAATGTTGTAATGAACGATTGTAATAACCTTTTTACTTAATTAATATAAGGgggttttcaaaaaaaaagattACATATTTGCGAACCagcctgtggttggatggttagaagGACAGTGATATCCTAGCCCACCAGGGGTTCAAGTCCCGGTGCTtgtattttctggatttatttcaggatttctgTCGCTGCGCGTTCAATGGAAGAAGATGTTCCCTTCGACTACGAGGTGGGCACCTACGACGCCTTCGTAAATCACAAGATGATATGTTGGCTTGGTCTCTCGGAGGTGCTCGTAGGTGTAGTGTACGTTTGCAGGGGTGAGTGCATGTGCATATATATGAGCGTTTgggtctgtaccgtgttaaaaaataATTAAGGATTTTTCGCTTTTCTTCATTTATTATAAGGAAAAAAAAGAACGGGAGTAAGTCGGATATCAAGGAGAATGACCACTTTACCCCTCCCTTCCTCCTCCCAAACTCTCCCCTCTCAGTGAGACGGTCACCGGCTCCGGCAGGCTCGGGCCTCACAACCCGTACGAAGAATTGGAGAGCCAAAGTAATTGCCTACAGGTTTAAATATATCACACTGCTGAACCAGTAAAAAGTTGAAATATTACACCGACTTCGTACATGTATTGAGGATATACTGTGTGGTAAAACAATGGTACCAGAGAAACAAACTCTCATTCATAAATGGAGCAATGAATCAGTTGGCAAGTCGGTTGTAACAGTGGCCAATATACCTACGAAGCAGACAGAGATACAAAACGATAAATGAACGGAATACGAAGGGGCTAATATAGTGGATGCTGATCATGAGACAACTAGATGAGTATGATTGCAGTGGGCTTCGTCGTCGAGTGCTCCTATGCAATTTCCTTCAATAGGTTCCCTATTATATGGAAAAGATTTTACTTCAAAGTTGCAACACCTGGGGACAGGAGTAAAGCGGCCGCACCCCGCCCATCCCCATCCATGCGCGACAGCCGCCACCACCAAACCGGCCGAATCCCCACGTCAATGCAAGCGGCTGACAATGGTGTACTTTTTTTTTTTACTTTCCTCTCTGTGGCAAGGCTCATATATTCTTGCTTCTGTCAAGGCTTCCACTCCTTTTATTCTACTAGaacaatgcccgtgcgttgcaacgggatatAAATATTCTAGTACGTTAGCTTGTGATTTTCCGTGTGTTCGATTTGATTAAAAGTTTGCAGTTTTATTGTACTAGAACAATAAAAGTTTGATAAGTAAATTAAAAGTTTGATAAGTAAATTAAGATGATTGGTTATCATATAGATGGAAGGTTGAACAAAAAGGTGTTGGGAAGAAAGGTGAAATGGGAATCTTATGTTCTTTTTAAGTAAGTAGAGATTTTTCTTTTCTTCCGAGACAGCCTTATCTGCTCTTCTCCATCATTGATCCTCCTCTTTTCCCCTCTTTGCCGGCCGGCACTCCATGCTTCAGGATGAATAACTAGAAAGCCAAATCCACATCCTTCCTTTTCAGAATTCTTAACTTGTCGACTTGAGGAAACAACCTGAATTTAAGACAAACCGGAAAACCGAAAGCCGTGGACGCTGTGTTTCCTGGTGCTCCTGTTTCGAGTTCTCAATGGTTACAGAGAAAGATGTTTAAATTTGAATACCTGCAAAACATTTGGCATTCTTGGCTCCAAAGACGATCAAAACTGACCATGTTTGCCTGAAAAGTGTGTAGCTGACCAGTAGCATTTCAGCCAGGGTGAGTCGCTTCTTCGCATCGCCTTCCCTTTTTGTGGAGTTCCTAATTTGTGGAGTCGAGTAAACAACCTGAATCCTGAGAAAAGACGGAAAGCCAAAGCCGCATCCTCCCTTTTCCAAATTCTTAACTTACCGAGTCGAGGAAACAAACCTGAATTTAAGGAAAGCTGGAAAGCACAAGTCACAGCCACCGGGTTTACTGATGCTCTGTGTTTTAACAGGATGTTCCAATGCACATACCTGCAATACTTGAAACTCATGGGCTCATGGACCCAATCCAAGGAAAGAACCAAAACTGACAGCAGCTAGTGTGAAAAGTGCCTAACTAGTAGCATCTCAGGCAGGAAACTGCACCTCTATAATTCAGCGAAACAAAATTTAAAAAGACCTTCACAATTCACTTTTAGATGGTAAAGCAAAAACTCACTTTGATGTGAGATAGAAAGTAAGATCTGCACCGCTAATTTGGGCGCATACATAGCATTAGCGGTGGATATTAATCAGGTACATAAAATAAAAAAAACTGTTACAATTATATTATACAAGTGAATAAGTGATACATCTATAATTTTGTATATaagcattagagtagtgtagtaACTGTGCTATCGAACTCGTACATGGTCTTTAACATCTAGTTGCATGCACATCCAATTAGTTGCCGTGGATCACAAGGCAAATGCCTCTTTGATGGCAACAATTCTGGCACAAACATCATGCATTGCTGGTCTATCATTCGGCGATTCCATAGTACACATCAGGCCAATACTGACCAAAGGTATAATGTAGTTCTGCATACGTACAGAAGCAGCCGCCTCATCCTCCTCGGATGGCATGTGGGGATCTATAACCTCAGCGATCCTCTCGGGGAAGGCTAGGTCGAAATACTTGTGGAGGCTGAGAGCGTTGCCGCATAGCGCGTCCGTCGGCCGCCTTGCCGTGAGCATCTCCAGCAGCAGCACCCCAAAACCGTAAACATCGCCGCCTGTCGAGACTTTGCATCCCATCCCATATTCTGTAAAACAGGAGCAATGCGCATAAATACTTGTGGAACTAACAAAACAAAGACAGATCAGAATCAAACTTGGTAGTGTCTCAAAGAAAAGAGAAGTGCAACTTACCAGGAGCGATATATCCGATTGTTCCTCCTACACCAATAAAGCCTTCTGGTCTGCCAATACTTGAAGAGAGGAACTTGGCAGACCCGAAGTCACAAATGCGCGAGGTCATATCGTAGTCCAGCAGCACATTGCTTGGCTTCAAATCGCAGTGGATCAAAGGAGGTGTCAGCTGGTTGTGCATATAGTCCAGAGCAGAAGCCACATCAGCAGCAATACGTATCCGCTGGCCCAAGCTCAGCAGCCTCCTTGAGCTGCCGACCCTTGGGTGTATCCACATGTCCAGGCTACCATTTGCCATGAACTCATATACTATGGCCTTGAATTCTTCACCCTCGGAATCTACAGTGGAGCACAGGGTGATAGCTTGAACCAGGTTGCGGTGGCGGGTGTGTTTTAGCACTTCGCACTCGGTGAAAAAGCTATTTCTTGAACCTTGCTCACTAAGATGGAATACTTTGATGGCCACTAGATCTGTCTCGAACTCAAACCGGCCAATGTAGACGGATGCTGTATGACTTGAACTGATCCGGTTGACCAGAGAGAACCAATTGGTGGCTTTAAGGATGTCTCCATATGACACCCTCCTCATTGTCTCCTTGAAGCTTTCAGATGGTTGAGCTTTAGTTCCCTTCATAATAGTGACAACAACACATAATAATGAGAACACGGCAATAGTAATTGGTGGAGCTACTATAAGCAGCAGGCGTGTGTTGATCTTCCTTCTTGTTGCTGAGGAGGTTGGGCAAATGTGCAATCCAAATATGGCAGCAGCTGTTTCACATAAGCCTGTGTTGCCTTGCAGGAATACTGCAGCTGAATTTCGAAATATGCCACCAGTCGGGATTGGCCCTTCAAATTTGTTGTATGATATATTAATATAATTTAAGCTGCTGAAGTTCACAAAATACTGTGGAACTTGACCAGTTAAATTGTTCTCGGACAGATCTATCTGCTGTATGACCTTCAGTTTGCTGAAATACTCGGGAATACTCCCATTAAGCATGTTGCTTTTGATCTGAAGGGATAGCAGTTGAACACACAGGCCAAGTTCAGAAGGAAGGCTACCAGATAATTTGTTGTTGGAAACATTAAGGAGGCCAAGATTGATCAGGTTACTAACTTCCCATGGTATTGGCCCAGTCAGGTTGTTGTTTGACAAGTCCAAGCCCAATGAAAGGGAGGAAATACTGAAGAGTTCTCTTGGTATGGATCTATCAAGGTGGTTAACTGACATGTTTAGCATAAGCAGCCTGTTGCATTGTCCTATATTTGCTGGTATGTTTCCAGACAATTCATTATCATCAAGATGAAGCTGGCTGAGTTGAACAAGGTTACCAACTGTTGATGGAATCTGACCTGACAACCTATTCATGGAAAGTTTTAGGACAACCAAGTTGCTCAAGTTCCAAACTGTCAGGGGAATTTGTCCTGAGAGCATGTTCTGGCCCATGTCAAGCAGAGCGAGACTTGCAAGCTTTCCTATCTCAGCTGGTATGTTTCCAGAAATTTGGTTTCTTCCAATGCTTAACCGCTGAAGCTTTGTTGAAAGTTTGCCTACTGCTTTTGGCAAACTTCCATTCAGGATATTCCCATCTACTGATAATATGGACAACTGAGTGCAATTGGTCAGAGAGGTAAGGAACGCCCAGTCATCAGCTTCGAGTTTATTATCTCCTAGGAGCAGTACACTCAAGTTTGCCAAGGATCCTAAAGATGGCACCACGCCAGTCAGCAGGTTGCTTGAAAGATCAAGCACTTGGAGCTTTGACATGTTGGTCAGGGAATCTGGGACTGATCCACGAAATTTGTTGAGTCCCATTGCTAATGTTTCGAGGTTTGGAAGTGAGTGGCCAATGTCAGAAGGTAGCTGTCCAGTAAATTTGTTGCTGCCTAGGCTAAAGAACGTGAGTGATGACACATTGTACAGTGTGGCTGGGACATACCCCGAGAACATGTTATTACTTAGATCTACCCTTTTTAGATTTGGAATTTGACCGACAGTTTCCGGAATTGATCGTGCTAACTTGTTTTGTGCTAGCAGGAGTGAACGCAAGGATGAAGCATTTCCTAAAGATGCTGGTATGGTACCAGAAAGTGAATTCCCCGTAAGATCGAGAAACTGCAGAGCTGACATCTTTTGGAAATGTGGGATAGCCCCGGAGAGAGCATTCGACCGGAGGTCAACAGCAACAAGTTTGGATGAGTTGAACAAATTAGCTGGGATAACCCCAGATATGTTATTACGTGAGACGATTATCTCACTGAGTGACGAACTATTTGCTAAGGAATCAGGGATAACTCCGCTAAGAGAATTGTTTGCAAGGTTGACATATCTAAGAGATGCAGCTGTACCTAATGACAGAGGGATGTTACCTGAAAGCCTGTTGCCAGCAAGCATCAGGGTTTGGAGGCTCCGAAGCTCACCTATCTCTTCAGGTACGCTTCCAGATAACTTATTGTTCCAAAGGTTCAACTGAACTAGAGAATCAAGGGCTGCCATGCAACTGGATAGTGTTCCTGTGAGCAGCGTAGACCTGAGTTGGAGGGACACGACGCGGATTGGGAGGGTGGTGCTGCAGGTGACCCCTCGCCAGCCGCAGAAGTTGAGCGAGTCATTGCGCCATGATCCAAGAACACCGGCAGACCCCTTGGAGATGCCGGATTTGAAGCAGAGAAGGGCTTGCCGGTCACTCTCAGATCTGTTGCTAGCCTGTGCTGATGTGAATATGATTGTGTTGGAGGACAGAAATATGAGGATGGTGTGGAGAAGAAAGAGTGCATGGTGGGATGGAGGAACCAGAGATTGGGTGCGAAAAACTTGAGGAGCCATGTCTCAGTTCTTGTCCTAATGGAGTGTGTTTATTAAAATATTTAGATACATGTGGAAGGGTAGGGGAGCTGAAACTTCTACTTGACTTTGACTTCAGTGCCGTCTTGGTTAGCTTGCTTCTAGCTCACGCCCCCGGATGATTGAAAAATAGCCTGGGCACAAAAGGAACATGTGACATGTTTATGTGGGTAAAGAAAACGTATGCATATACCAGCCTATCAAAGTGCAAATACCGTTCCTGCTTGTTATGCAACCTACAGCTTCTGTACCCCAAAATCCACCCAATTATGGAACTACTCAGTGAACTGAATAGTAGAAAAGGGGACATGTTGGCTACTCTACTCACTTATCATTATTTATTTGCCACCATCAAGTAACAAATAATAAATTAGACGGTGTATTTTACACTTTACAGTTTCTTGAAACCAATTCTCTGGATTCCAGTACGGTTCAGGATGTGCCCTATTATTGTAAGCCCAAGCACGACTTAGTTGACCCTCCAAAGTGCCAAGTCAGTCATCAAGGACAAGAAGCAGGGCAAGCCCAAGACTTGTCCGTCCATCTTTGTCGTGCTGCAGGAAAACCAATTATTGATCCACAGCATTTTGCAGACAGGATCCAGCTATCCCCATCATCGAACTTGCTCCACAGTCCACACGAACTACATGATAATACCAGATTGATTCAAAAGAGATGGCTGCCAAGATGAAATGTTCCAAACATTCCTCTCCACATGATAATACCAGATGATTGAATTGTACTAGGTGTTAGGTGTACAGTATACGGCAGGCAGGCATTGCCAGCATCACCTCTCCCCCTTCTTCTTCATCTCAAATCCATAACGCTGCCAACGAATTGTGTGCACCATCTCCCAGCATCCTAACAGTAACAAGGACAATCGCAAATTACAGTATCACGTAGCCACTGCTGCAGTACGCAGATTCGCAGTCAAGTCGAACGAATTCGACCACAATTTTCGTGTGGAGAGAATGACAGATGCAGGTACACAGTATACCTGGGGTAGGGGAACATGCCGAGGATGTGGCCCTTGGGCTTGGGGATGCCGATGTCCGGGGCTCAAGACGCTGCTCCTCGCATTGCATCTGCCGTGGTGCCACCTCGGCCGGCCCTGTCCCGCCGTGCGGGTACCTCCTCCTGGCCCGCGCCTTCCGCGCGGCGGGAGGCACGCGGCGCTGGTGGGCACCGGGCGATTGCGTCAAGGGACACCGGGTGGGAGTTTCTCCTTCGCGCGGCTGCTTCTCATCCCCGGGCGCCGAGCGGGCTGACGGAGCCGGTGAccagagaggagaggagaggattGGGGAGGAAGATGGGAGGGGTAAAGTGGTCATTTTCGTAGATATCTACTTACTCCAGTTTATTTATAAAAATTATTAGTATAAAAGAAAAGCAAAAAAATCTTATCATTAAACAAGAAAAATACCATGTTGactctttattttttttctactccctccgttcagtaTGAACGATATACGGActaaaatgagtgaacaaacacattAAAACGTGGCTATACACATTCAATTCCGAGAAAAAAGTTAGTAAAAGACTTTATATTTGTGAATAGAGGGAGTATAAATTTACGGAAATGATAAGTACCTGCACATGGCAAAATGAACGTTTTCATGACAATTTTACTGACGCGAGGATGGCAATTATGACAAGTACGGTAATTTCCTGGCAAATAAATAAAAACCAAGGCGAATTTGCCATGCTTTCCCACTAAACTTGTTATCCTCAACAAGTATAAATTGCCACAAAAAACATTCATTTTGCCATGTGCACGTACCTGACGTTCGGTAGTTATCGGTGTCCTAAAATTATTGTTGTTGTTAACCTTCTtataagtactccctccgtccggaaatactcgtcggaggaatggatgtatctagatgtattttagttctaaatacattcatttttatgcatttctctgacaagtatttccggatggTGGGAGTACGTCACATGAATTCTTGCTTTGAAGAAGAGAGACTATGAGGTGGTTTGGAGCATGAAAAAAAAGGTGATTTTTCATGTACGGAACTCCACAAATCTTTATCTAGGAGCATTCGTAAAAGACATCATGTTTCCCGATTCTTCAAAAACACGTCTAATCTTTTTTACTCCATCCGTTTCATATTAGTTGTCGCTGATTTAGTATAACTTTCTTTTCGGTCTGTCCTTTCTTGTCTCCCTTTCTTTTCGGTTTATCAAATATTTTATCACATTTTTTGCAATCTTTCGTGATTTTTGAAAATGGAAGTTCCCATTTCAAAATACATTTTTTCTTTTTCCCATAATTcctattttctctttttttatagCTTTCGGTTTCATTACTAATACAGCAACACTTCATCAAACAAACCTCTTTGAGGCAGGTATAGGCAAGGGGCCAAATTGATCTGGTTTTGAAAATTGATTGTCAACTTTGTCTCATTTTTTTCATGGACCAAAAGTTGACCTAAAAATAATGCTTTGCTTTATTAAGCTGGGCATAAGATTTTATGGGAGGAAAACACATTCATATATACAGTACCCTTTACAAAATTAACTAGTAAAAGAATTTCGCCATACACACAGCTCAAGGTCAAAATAAAAATAATTCAACAAATATACAACAAAGAacagttgattctttttgtagcCAATTATTGCCCACTGCAAATCATATCTATGTGCTCAAGCCTCAAAGTTTCTGCCAGTTTGTCAAATAGACAAGGTACTGTGAAGAATGAACTTTACTTGTTACTACATTCTTAATAATAAAGAATCAGCGTGCTCTAACAGAGCTCAAATATTCGTCAATCGTCATGATGGCGTTCCAGAAAGTCGTCTCTGAGAGCAGAAAGTTTTGCACAAACATCTTTCATTCCAGGTCTGTCCCTAGGAGATTCCACGGTACATGACAATCCAAGAGCAATCAGGGGGACAATATATCTCTGCGTCCATACTTCTGCACACACTTGATGCTCCTCATGTCCCATACGAGGATCTAGAATCTCTGCGACTCTTTCAGGGAACATGGATTCAGAGAAAATGGGAAGGGTAAGCCCATCAACAAACATATCATCGGTTGGTCGTTTTCCGGTAAGCAACTCCAGCAGAAGCACTCCAAaactatatgcatcagctcctACGGAGATCTCGTAACCAGTCCCGTACTCTGCGAAGAAGCAATGCTTTAGAATAATTAAGTGGAAATGGAAAAGCTAAACTCACCAGGTGCCATGTATCCAACTGTTCCTCCAACATCATCCAGGCTTTCAGGAATAAACATATCCGGCGACAAAAACTTTGCTGAGCCGAAATCACTGAGCCGCGCGGTCATGTCATCGTCCAAAAGGATGTTCTCCGGCTTCAAATCACAATGGATCAAAGGAGGCGTCAGTTGGTTGTGGACATAATCAAGAGCAGAAGCCACATCTGCCGCTATACATATCCTCTGGCCAAAGTTTAGCACTCTGCCTGGGATTCCATTGTGTTGCTCAGAGTGTAACCATCTGTCAAGGCTGCCATTAACCATGAACTTGAATATCAGCGCTTTGAACTCGTGATTTTGTGAATCAAGTGTCGAGCATACGGTCACAGGACACATTATATTACGATGGCGGGTGTTTCGTAGCACCTCACACTCAATAAAGTAACTATCACATCCGCTAGGTTCACTCAAGTTGAATACTTTGATGGCAACCAATCTCTTGTCGGACTTGAACCTACCAATATAAACTGACCCAGTACAGGTTGAGCTGATAGTATGAAGCGAAGAAAACCAGTTGGTAGCTTTAAGAATGTCCTGATATGATACCCTCTTCAGCTTCTTCTCATCGTGGCACAGAACTGTATCCACTT contains:
- the LOC109754288 gene encoding uncharacterized protein; its protein translation is MAPQVFRTQSLVPPSHHALFLLHTILIFLSSNTIIFTSAQASNRSESDRQALLCFKSGISKGSAGVLGSWRNDSLNFCGWRGVTCSTTLPIRVVSLQLRSTLLTGTLSSCMAALDSLVQLNLWNNKLSGSVPEEIGELRSLQTLMLAGNRLSGNIPLSLGTAASLRYVNLANNSLSGVIPDSLANSSSLSEIIVSRNNISGVIPANLFNSSKLVAVDLRSNALSGAIPHFQKMSALQFLDLTGNSLSGTIPASLGNASSLRSLLLAQNKLARSIPETVGQIPNLKRVDLSNNMFSGYVPATLYNVSSLTFFSLGSNKFTGQLPSDIGHSLPNLETLAMGLNKFRGSVPDSLTNMSKLQVLDLSSNLLTGVVPSLGSLANLSVLLLGDNKLEADDWAFLTSLTNCTQLSILSVDGNILNGSLPKAVGKLSTKLQRLSIGRNQISGNIPAEIGKLASLALLDMGQNMLSGQIPLTVWNLSNLVVLKLSMNRLSGQIPSTVGNLVQLSQLHLDDNELSGNIPANIGQCNRLLMLNMSVNHLDRSIPRELFSISSLSLGLDLSNNNLTGPIPWEVSNLINLGLLNVSNNKLSGSLPSELGLCVQLLSLQIKSNMLNGSIPEYFSKLKVIQQIDLSENNLTGQVPQYFVNFSSLNYINISYNKFEGPIPTGGIFRNSAAVFLQGNTGLCETAAAIFGLHICPTSSATRRKINTRLLLIVAPPITIAVFSLLCVVVTIMKGTKAQPSESFKETMRRVSYGDILKATNWFSLVNRISSSHTASVYIGRFEFETDLVAIKVFHLSEQGSRNSFFTECEVLKHTRHRNLVQAITLCSTVDSEGEEFKAIVYEFMANGSLDMWIHPRVGSSRRLLSLGQRIRIAADVASALDYMHNQLTPPLIHCDLKPSNVLLDYDMTSRICDFGSAKFLSSSIGRPEGFIGVGGTIGYIAPEYGMGCKVSTGGDVYGFGVLLLEMLTARRPTDALCGNALSLHKYFDLAFPERIAEVIDPHMPSEEDEAAASVRMQNYIIPLVSIGLMCTMESPNDRPAMHDVCARIVAIKEAFAL